The Armatimonadota bacterium nucleotide sequence CCTCCGGAGGCGATCAGCGTCAAGGAGATCGTGGAGGCGGTGGAGGGGGCCGACGTGTTCCGCAGGTGCGTCTTCTGGAGCAACCGGTGTTCAGACGACCGGCCCTGCATCCTCCACGAGCTGTGGAAGACGGTCCGCCCCCAGGTGGTGGAGATGATGGAGTCCCTCACCCTGGCCGACGTCGCCCGGGGGCCGCTGCGCATCGCGCAGCTGGCCGCGGCGCGCCCGGACGCGGCACCCCCCAGGGCGGGGGGAGGCCATCCGCCGGATGCATGGCGGCCCCCGCGCGGCCCGGCGTGACCATCGGGTAGCCGCCTGATACGCACATCCCGCGCGATCCCCTATACCTCCACGGTGGGGGCCGCCCCCCGGCGGCCCGGCACGAACCCACACGCCTGAGGGGGTGCGATGGCCGTGACGACGATGGTGATGGCGCCCAAGGAAGACGCCTGGCAGATGGCCCTGCGCCAGTTCAGCGAGGCCGCCGACCACCTGCCCCTCAAGCGGGGCATCCGGGAGTTCCTCGCCTACCCCAAACGGGAGCTGACCGTGAACTTCCCGGTGAAGAT carries:
- a CDS encoding Rrf2 family transcriptional regulator, whose product is MKLSRESEYALAGLAHLARKKPGTVLTLRSIASAGGLPPVFLAKIFRRLTRAGLLTSHRGGRRGYGLARPPEAISVKEIVEAVEGADVFRRCVFWSNRCSDDRPCILHELWKTVRPQVVEMMESLTLADVARGPLRIAQLAAARPDAAPPRAGGGHPPDAWRPPRGPA
- a CDS encoding Glu/Leu/Phe/Val dehydrogenase dimerization domain-containing protein, whose product is MAVTTMVMAPKEDAWQMALRQFSEAADHLPLKRGIREFLAYPKRELTVNFPVKMDDGSVRVFAGYRVHHSTVLGPTKGGIRYHPDVTLNEVRALA